From Caretta caretta isolate rCarCar2 chromosome 3, rCarCar1.hap1, whole genome shotgun sequence, a single genomic window includes:
- the VGLL2 gene encoding transcription cofactor vestigial-like protein 2: MIQKINSQLPLAMSCLDVMYQVYGPPQPYFAAAYSPYHQKLAFYSKMQDAPESASTSSSSFSSHAPASIKEEDCSPEKERPPEAEYINSRCVLFTYFQGDISSVVDEHFSRALSQPSSYSPSGASGKTSRSTSSWRDGSFPMSQRSFPASFWNSAYQPSSVPASLSSSLGSPLAAAGHSELPFAGADPYSPAALHGHLHQGGPEPWHHPHPHPYLGAQASAYPRPAAMHEVYGAHFDPRYSPLLVPAASVRPHRLPPASAPAPGSPQCELGKSEPASAAWAAPGPFPSPAGDMAQGLGLNVDAARRYSFCGGSLLS, encoded by the exons ATGATCCAAAAAATCAATTCGCAGCTGCCTTTAGCCATGAGCTGTTTGGATGTTATGTACCAAGTCTATGGTCCTCCCCAGCCTTACTTTGCAGCAGCCTATAGTCCTTATCACCAG AAACTAGCCTTTTACTCGAAAATGCAGGACGCCCCGGAAAGCgccagcaccagcagcagctccttctcCAGCCATGCCCCTGCCAGCATCAAGGAGGAAGACTGCAGCCCCGAGAAGGAGCGCCCCCCCGAGGCCGAGTACATCAACTCCCGGTGCGTCCTGTTCACCTACTTCCAAGGGGACATCAGCTCCGTGGTCGATGAGCACTTCAGCCGGGCCCTTAGCCAGCCCAGCAGCTACTCGCCCAGCGGTGCCAGCGGCAAGACGTCACGGAGCACCAGCTCTTGGAGGG acGGCTCCTTCCCGATGAGCCAGCGCAGCTTCCCCGCTTCCTTCTGGAACAGCGCGTACCAGCCCTCCTCGGTCCCGGCctccctgagcagcagcctgggcagTCCCCTGGCCGCCGCCGGCCACAGCGAGCTGCCCTTCGCCGGGGCCGACCCCTACTCGCCGGCCGCGCTGCACGGCCACCTGCACCAGGGCGGGCCGGAGCCCTGGCACCACCCGCACCCGCACCCCTACCTGGGCGCGCAGGCCTCCGCCTACCCCCGGCCCGCCGCCATGCACGAGGTCTACGGCGCCCACTTCGACCCCCGCTACAGCCCGCTGCTGGTGCCCGCCGCCTCGGTCCGCCCGCACCGCCTGCCGCCCGCCTCGGCGCCCGCGCCCGGCAGCCCCCAGTGCGAGCTGGGCAAGAGCGAGCCCGCCAGCGCGGCCTGGGCGGCGCCGGGCCCTTTCCCCAGCCCGGCGGGGGACATGGCCCAGGGCCTGGGCCTCAATGTGGACGCAG CTCGCCGTTATTCCTTCTGTGGTGGATCTCTCCTGAGCTGA